GGGAAGGTCTTGAGCCCGATCGTGATGGTAAAGGTGGGACTCCATTTGGGCTTAACGGGCATTTTGATCAAGCGCATTCGGGCTTCGTCCGGGGTATGACCGCTCTTGCGGTTGTTGCATACGATGCAGGCCGTGACAATGTTTTCCCAGGCCTTTTTACCACCGCGGGAAATCGGAATCACGTGGTCGAAGGTCAACTCCTCCGTACGGAATTTCTGGCCGCAATACTGGCAGCGGTGTTTGTCCCGGGCGAAGATATTGGCGCGGGAAAATTTTACGGCGTGATGACTGTCCTTCATCCGGATAATCTTCAGCAGACGGATGACGGAGGGAAGTTTGATCGTGATCGAGACGGCATGGATCTCCTTGTCGTATACCTCCAGGACCTCCACTTTCTCCTGCCACATCAAGGTGATGGCCCGTTTCCAATGCACCACCCGGAGCGGCTCATAGGTCGTATTTAATAAGAGGGTCATCTCCATCGCAATCGCTAATATAATATAAGCTTTTCATTAAGAAATCAAGAGAGGGGCCGTGCGGGTGGGGATTAAATCTCGATGCGCCCGATCACCGCCCCGCGCCGGTCGTAAAGACCAGACGAAAAGGAATTTGTTCCATGCTTTCGCCTGCCTTGGATTGCGCCGAAAGTAGGCTGACCTGGTACGTGGAATGGGGTTTCAAGGCCTTTTTTGGTTTAAATTGCAACGTCTTGGCGTCCGGCCAAGTCAGCTCCCCCTGGACCTCAATGGGGTTGCCTTTGACGTCGACGGCGCCGCGTTGATTCATCACCAAGCCTGCTTGCATGGCCGGATTCATTTCTCGATTGAACTGGAGGGTAA
This Nitrospiria bacterium DNA region includes the following protein-coding sequences:
- a CDS encoding Ig-like domain-containing protein, producing the protein MRRISHEWSFWSGLALFLWMALMPWFNQQTSAGDPSAVRIVSTSPTDAEEINNLKGAIVTLQFNREMNPAMQAGLVMNQRGAVDVKGNPIEVQGELTWPDAKTLQFKPKKALKPHSTYQVSLLSAQSKAGESMEQIPFRLVFTTGAGR
- a CDS encoding HNH endonuclease, whose product is MTLLLNTTYEPLRVVHWKRAITLMWQEKVEVLEVYDKEIHAVSITIKLPSVIRLLKIIRMKDSHHAVKFSRANIFARDKHRCQYCGQKFRTEELTFDHVIPISRGGKKAWENIVTACIVCNNRKSGHTPDEARMRLIKMPVKPKWSPTFTITIGLKTFPESWRDYLYWNVELDLDRMETDASV